In Labrus bergylta chromosome 6, fLabBer1.1, whole genome shotgun sequence, the following proteins share a genomic window:
- the LOC110000145 gene encoding interferon regulatory factor 4 — MNAEMEYTGSGSSGNGKLRQWLIEQVDCGKYPGLVWENDEKSIFRIPWKHAGKQDYNRDEDAALFKAWALFKGKFREGIDKPDPPTWKTRLRCALNKSNDFEELVERSQLDISDPYKVYRIIPEGAKKRPRQEDSPLSPMSYQMHPSYPTLQPQVSQYMPTAECGWRDYCQDPPSLSELPYTQFPCPPRSLPWQGPAVDNGYQLRASIYSYSPADSQPSPFTLDASIRSAEALSDLRLLVSVYFRDSLVREVTVSSPEGCHITPCSLEEKHFMQPGGREVIALPVESLSAQRRTDECPPSPPSDLERGVLLWMGPEGLNARRLCQSRVYWQAGLSQYGDKPNKLEREVTCTLLHTQDFLTEIQSYGLHGRPPPRFQVLLSFGDECLDPQRQRRTLTVQVEPLFARQLLYYAQQMGSHYYRSFDHPGVSDLINPSEDYQRAIQHHQSSSLQE, encoded by the exons ATGAACGCAGAGATGGAGTACACAGGCTCCGGGAGCAGCGGCAACGGAAAGCTGCGCCAGTGGCTGATCGAGCAGGTGGACTGCGGGAAATATCCCGGGCTGGTGTGGGAGAACGACGAGAAGAGCATCTTCAGGATACCATGGAAACACGCCGGGAAACAGGACTACAACCGAGATGAGGATGCCGCGCTTTTTAAG GCTTGGGCGCTGTTTAAAGGCAAGTTTCGGGAGGGCATCGACAAGCCGGATCCGCCGACCTGGAAGACTCGCCTCCGCTGCGCCCTCAACAAGAGCAACGACTTCGAGGAGCTGGTGGAGAGGAGCCAGCTGGACATCTCAGACCCGTACAAAGTTTACCGCATCATACCAGAGGGCGCCAAGAAAA GACCCCGACAGGAGGACAGCCCTCTGAGCCCAATGAGCTACCAGATGCACCCGTCCTATCCCACTCTGCAGCCTCAG gtttcTCAGTACATGCCCACAGCAGAGTGTGGCTGGAGGGATTACTGTCAGGATCCGCCCTCCCTCTCTGAGCTGCCCTACACTCAGTTTCCCTGTCCGCCCCGCAGCCTACCGTGGCAGGGCCCGGCCGTGGACAATG GATACCAGCTCAGAGCGTCCATCTACTCGTACAGCCCCGCTGACAGTCAGCCGTCACCATTCACTCTGGACGCCAGCATCAGATCAGCAGAGGCCCTTTCAG ACCTCCGCCTGCTTGTGTCTGTATATTTCCGGGACTCTCTGGTGAGGGAGGTGACCGTCTCCAGTCCGGAGGGGTGTCACATCACACCATGTTCCCTCGAGGAGAAGCACTTCATGCAGCCAGGTGGTCGCGAGGTGATAGCCCTGCCCGTAGAGAGTCTGTCCGCCCAGAGGAGGACAGACGAGTGTCCCCCGAGCCCCCCGTCCGACCTGGAGAGGGGCGTGTTACTGTGGATGGGCCCAGAGGGACTCAACGCTCGGCGGCTGTGTCAGAGCAGAGTGTACTGGCAGGCAGGACTGTCCCAGTACGGAGACAAGCCCAACAAACTGGAGAGAGAGGTCACCTGTacactcctgcacacacaggacTTCCTCACAG AGATCCAGAGTTATGGCCTCCACGGTCGCCCGCCGCCTCGTTTCCAGGTCCTGCTGAGCTTCGGAGACGAGTGTCTGGACCCGCAGAGGCAAAGACGCACCCTCACAGTCCAG GTGGAGCCGCTGTTCGCCCGGCAGCTCCTGTACTACGCCCAGCAGATGGGCAGCCACTACTACCGCAGCTTCGATCACCCGGGGGTCTCAGACCTCATAAACCCCTCTGAGGACTACCAGAGAGCCATCCAACACCACCAGAGCAGCAGCCTGCAGGAGTGA